From a region of the Mycobacterium intracellulare ATCC 13950 genome:
- the bphC gene encoding biphenyl-2,3-diol 1,2-dioxygenase, producing the protein MSDLKSLGYITVSTSDIERWRHFAFGVLGFAEGKGPDESALYLRMDERAARIIVVPGEVDRVITVGWEVRDHQALQRVKAALDGAGVGFKELSVQEADARRVEEVITFEDPAGTTLEVFHSAVLDHSPVITPFGAKFVTGDQGLGHVVVPATDFNGVVDFYTEVLGFRSRGAFRVPLPAEFGPIRVRFLGINARHHSLAICPAAQQRDPGLVHVMVEVDTLDAVGQALDRVNADGFTVASTLGRHTNDKMVSFYVRAPGDWDIEFGTDGMRVDETYYTAEEITADSYWGHEWIPEPPAAMRM; encoded by the coding sequence ATGTCTGACCTGAAAAGCCTTGGCTACATCACGGTTTCGACCTCAGATATCGAGCGTTGGCGCCATTTCGCGTTCGGTGTGCTGGGATTCGCCGAAGGGAAAGGACCCGACGAGTCCGCGCTGTACTTGCGGATGGACGAACGCGCGGCCCGGATCATCGTCGTCCCCGGCGAGGTTGACCGGGTGATCACGGTCGGCTGGGAAGTGCGTGACCACCAGGCGCTGCAACGGGTCAAGGCCGCCCTGGACGGCGCCGGTGTCGGTTTCAAGGAATTGTCCGTCCAGGAGGCCGACGCCCGCCGCGTCGAAGAGGTGATCACCTTCGAGGATCCGGCCGGCACCACGCTGGAGGTGTTCCACAGCGCGGTGCTCGACCACAGCCCGGTGATCACCCCGTTCGGCGCGAAGTTCGTGACGGGCGACCAGGGTCTGGGCCACGTCGTCGTGCCGGCGACCGATTTCAACGGCGTCGTCGACTTCTACACCGAGGTGCTCGGTTTCCGGTCTCGTGGCGCGTTCCGGGTGCCGCTGCCCGCCGAGTTCGGACCGATCCGGGTGCGGTTCCTCGGCATCAACGCGCGCCATCACAGCCTGGCGATCTGCCCCGCCGCCCAGCAGCGCGACCCCGGGCTGGTGCACGTCATGGTGGAGGTGGACACCCTCGACGCCGTCGGCCAGGCGCTCGACCGCGTCAACGCCGATGGCTTCACCGTCGCGTCCACGCTGGGCCGGCACACCAACGACAAGATGGTGTCCTTCTACGTCCGCGCGCCCGGCGACTGGGACATCGAATTCGGCACCGACGGGATGCGGGTCGACGAAACGTATTACACCGCAGAGGAAATCACCGCCGACAGCTATTGGGGCCACGAGTGGATTCCGGAACCACCCGCGGCCATGCGCATGTGA
- a CDS encoding FAD-dependent oxidoreductase, which produces MDSGTTRGHAHVIAESDVTPVAASSITSWDAEADVVIAGYGIAGAAAAVEAARSGADVLVLERTGSWGGAASMAGGFIYLGGGTPLQKACGFSDSVDNMAAFLNVAMGPGADEARIADYCAGSVAHFDWLVGCGVPFKAEFFSEPGWEPMGDQGLMYSGGENSYPFNTIASPAPRGHVPQMQNKKQGEASAGYMLMKPLVETATAAGARALYDVRVQRLITESDGRVVGICARQYGNDMTIRARRGVVLATGSFAYNDAMVARYAPRIAGRPAASIEQHDGQAIRMAQALGADLAHMDATEVAIFVDPQQLVRGILVNARGQRYVAEDTYPGRIGQLTLYQQDNVAYLIIDGDAQEAAEASWSPKLMLRPATWVADTVADLERDMGLPPGSLQATVAAYNEGAARGEDPLLHKKSEWIKPIGSPVGAIDLRESTGGFTLGGLATTLDAEVLHVSGAPIPGLFAAGRCTAGLAAWGYASGVSLGDGSFYGRRAGRSASLFPRA; this is translated from the coding sequence GTGGATTCCGGAACCACCCGCGGCCATGCGCATGTGATCGCCGAATCTGACGTGACGCCGGTGGCGGCGTCGTCGATCACGTCGTGGGACGCCGAGGCCGACGTCGTCATCGCCGGCTATGGGATCGCGGGCGCCGCGGCGGCGGTGGAGGCCGCCCGGTCCGGCGCCGACGTCCTGGTGCTCGAGCGCACCGGATCCTGGGGCGGCGCGGCATCGATGGCGGGCGGATTCATCTACCTCGGGGGCGGCACGCCGCTGCAAAAGGCCTGCGGCTTCAGCGATTCGGTCGACAACATGGCGGCGTTCCTCAACGTCGCGATGGGCCCCGGCGCCGACGAGGCCAGGATCGCCGACTATTGCGCCGGCAGCGTCGCCCACTTCGACTGGCTGGTGGGCTGCGGCGTCCCGTTCAAGGCGGAGTTCTTCTCCGAGCCGGGCTGGGAGCCCATGGGCGACCAGGGGTTGATGTACAGCGGCGGCGAAAACTCCTATCCGTTCAACACGATCGCCTCCCCCGCCCCGCGCGGGCACGTCCCGCAGATGCAGAACAAGAAGCAGGGCGAAGCGAGCGCGGGCTACATGCTGATGAAGCCCCTCGTCGAAACGGCCACCGCCGCCGGGGCGCGGGCCCTCTACGACGTGCGGGTGCAGCGGCTGATCACCGAATCCGACGGCCGGGTGGTGGGCATCTGCGCCCGCCAGTACGGCAACGACATGACGATCCGGGCGCGCCGCGGGGTCGTGCTCGCCACCGGCAGTTTCGCCTACAACGACGCGATGGTGGCGCGCTACGCGCCGCGCATCGCGGGGCGGCCGGCCGCGTCGATCGAGCAGCACGACGGGCAGGCGATCCGGATGGCGCAGGCGCTGGGCGCCGACCTGGCGCACATGGACGCCACCGAGGTCGCGATCTTCGTCGACCCCCAGCAGCTGGTGCGCGGCATCCTGGTCAACGCGCGCGGTCAGCGCTACGTCGCCGAGGACACCTATCCGGGGCGGATCGGCCAGCTCACGCTGTACCAGCAGGACAACGTCGCGTACCTGATCATCGACGGCGACGCGCAGGAGGCGGCGGAGGCCTCGTGGTCGCCGAAGCTGATGCTGCGCCCGGCGACCTGGGTGGCCGACACCGTCGCGGACCTGGAGCGCGACATGGGCCTGCCGCCCGGTTCGCTGCAGGCCACCGTGGCCGCCTACAACGAGGGCGCCGCGCGCGGCGAGGATCCGCTGCTGCACAAGAAGTCCGAGTGGATCAAGCCGATCGGATCGCCGGTCGGCGCGATTGACCTGCGGGAAAGCACCGGCGGCTTCACCCTGGGCGGGCTGGCGACCACGCTGGACGCCGAGGTGCTGCACGTCAGCGGCGCGCCCATACCCGGGCTATTCGCCGCCGGCCGGTGCACCGCCGGCCTGGCCGCGTGGGGCTACGCCAGCGGCGTCTCGCTCGGTGACGGCAGCTTCTACGGCCGCCGCGCCGGGCGCTCGGCGAGTCTTTTTCCGCGGGCGTAA
- a CDS encoding IclR family transcriptional regulator gives MAAPAETPTAVIDRISLVLDAFDGPGRLTLAQIVRRTGLPRSSAHRMLERLVQLRWLRRSGRDYELGMRLVELGSLAVHQDRLVRAAGPLLGELHRATGLVVHLAVLDGADVVYLDKVGDRMVGAIPTRVGGRQPAHCTAVGKAILAYRDEETDIDLGARLTKYSISSASQLATELAKVRAHGVAYEREESLLGFGCVAAPIGSPGEAVAAVSVCGPLNRMALDQRLAAPVRMTAMGVWRNVEGGPQRVAPTLQPLRPLLSLRSQHPAPARQPALQYA, from the coding sequence ATGGCCGCGCCCGCCGAAACCCCCACCGCCGTCATCGACCGCATCTCGCTGGTCCTGGACGCCTTCGACGGCCCCGGACGCCTCACGCTGGCCCAGATCGTGCGGCGTACCGGCCTGCCGCGCTCGTCGGCGCACCGGATGCTCGAGCGGCTGGTTCAACTGCGCTGGCTGCGTCGCAGCGGTCGTGACTACGAGCTCGGCATGCGGCTGGTGGAGCTGGGTTCGCTTGCCGTGCACCAGGATCGGTTGGTGCGGGCGGCGGGCCCACTGCTGGGTGAATTGCACCGCGCCACCGGGCTTGTCGTGCACCTCGCGGTGCTCGACGGAGCCGACGTCGTCTACCTCGACAAGGTCGGCGACCGCATGGTCGGTGCGATCCCCACCCGGGTCGGCGGCCGTCAGCCCGCGCACTGCACCGCGGTCGGCAAGGCGATCCTGGCTTATCGCGACGAAGAGACCGACATCGACCTGGGCGCCCGCCTGACCAAATACTCGATCTCCAGCGCTTCGCAACTGGCGACGGAACTGGCCAAGGTCAGGGCCCACGGCGTCGCCTACGAGCGCGAAGAATCCCTGCTCGGGTTTGGCTGCGTCGCGGCCCCGATCGGGAGTCCCGGTGAGGCCGTGGCAGCCGTGTCGGTGTGCGGTCCGCTGAATCGCATGGCGCTCGACCAGCGCCTCGCCGCCCCGGTGCGAATGACCGCGATGGGCGTGTGGCGCAACGTGGAAGGCGGCCCGCAACGAGTCGCCCCGACTCTGCAGCCGCTGCGGCCGCTGCTTTCCCTGCGCTCACAACACCCCGCCCCCGCGCGACAACCCGCCCTGCAGTACGCGTGA